The following proteins are co-located in the Flectobacillus major DSM 103 genome:
- a CDS encoding pirin family protein, whose translation MSNISHIIEERPHEVGNFLVGRLLPFRTKRMVGPFTFIDHMGPAQLHDYQNFDVGPHPHIGLSTLTYLFEGSIMHRDSLGTAVEIKPGQVNWMTAGNGIVHSERTPEYLRHSEKSMHGLQIWIALPKHLEQMQPSFYHASEEQIPTWTADGIAYKLIAGEVLGHQSPVPVYSPLYLLELKSTARQTVKIGHELYGETAMYILEGGIESDGNTYSPKRILVAKDSSLCEFTMEANTTIYIFGGEAFPEERFIYWNFVASSKELIEDAKERWLNQTFPRIEGETEFVPLPTLGR comes from the coding sequence ATGTCTAATATTAGTCATATTATCGAAGAACGGCCACACGAAGTAGGTAATTTCTTGGTAGGTCGTTTACTGCCCTTTCGTACAAAACGCATGGTAGGGCCTTTTACCTTTATCGACCACATGGGGCCAGCACAGTTACACGATTACCAAAATTTTGATGTGGGGCCTCATCCACATATTGGGCTTTCAACGCTTACCTATCTTTTTGAAGGAAGTATTATGCACCGTGATAGCCTCGGAACAGCCGTTGAAATTAAGCCTGGGCAAGTAAATTGGATGACAGCGGGCAATGGGATTGTCCATTCGGAACGAACCCCCGAATATTTACGACATTCCGAAAAATCTATGCACGGCTTACAAATCTGGATTGCCTTACCCAAGCACCTTGAGCAAATGCAACCTAGTTTTTATCATGCTTCAGAAGAACAAATCCCTACTTGGACAGCCGATGGTATTGCCTATAAGCTGATTGCAGGAGAAGTATTGGGGCATCAATCGCCTGTACCTGTTTATAGCCCTTTGTATTTGTTAGAACTAAAATCTACTGCCCGACAAACCGTTAAAATTGGTCATGAATTGTATGGCGAAACGGCTATGTATATCTTGGAGGGAGGGATAGAAAGCGATGGGAATACCTACAGCCCTAAGAGAATTTTGGTGGCTAAAGATAGTTCTTTATGCGAATTTACGATGGAAGCCAATACCACCATTTATATTTTTGGCGGTGAGGCTTTTCCTGAAGAACGATTTATCTATTGGAACTTTGTGGCCTCTAGTAAGGAACTCATAGAAGATGCTAAAGAACGATGGCTCAACCAAACCTTTCCTCGTATTGAAGGCGAAACAGAATTTGTACCATTACCTACATTGGGTCGCTAA